From Micromonospora rhizosphaerae, the proteins below share one genomic window:
- a CDS encoding nucleotide sugar dehydrogenase, with protein sequence MNICVVALGKIGLPLAVQFASKGHRVIGADVSERVVRLVNDGAVPFPGETDLDVKLKEAVAAGLFSATTDTAAAVAESEAVVVVVPLFVDADGVPDFGWMDDATRAIAAGLKPGTLVSYETTLPVGTTRNRWAPMLEEGSGLTAGKDFHLVFSPERVLTGRVFADLRRYPKLVGGIDEASAEHGVRFYEAVLDFDERADLNRPNGVWDLGSAEASELAKLAETTYRDVNIGLANQFARFADTVGVDVTKVIEACNTQPYSHIHQPGIAVGGHCIPIYPRMYLWNDPAATVVRSAREANAAMPEYAVDLLAAAYGDLTDVGVLVLGAAYRGGVKETAFSGVFPTVEALRKRGAKPYVSDPMYTNEELAAHGLPAYDGQPVQAAVIQADHAEYRTLSPADLPGVTVLVDGRRVTDPARWTGVRRVVIGG encoded by the coding sequence ATGAACATCTGCGTCGTCGCGCTGGGAAAGATCGGGCTGCCGCTCGCCGTGCAGTTCGCCTCGAAGGGGCACCGGGTGATCGGTGCCGACGTGTCCGAGCGGGTGGTGCGGCTGGTCAACGATGGGGCCGTGCCGTTCCCGGGTGAGACCGACCTGGACGTCAAGCTGAAGGAGGCGGTCGCCGCCGGGCTGTTCTCCGCCACCACCGACACCGCGGCGGCGGTTGCCGAGTCCGAGGCGGTCGTCGTGGTCGTGCCGCTCTTCGTCGACGCCGACGGGGTGCCGGACTTCGGCTGGATGGACGACGCCACCCGGGCCATCGCCGCGGGGCTCAAGCCGGGCACGCTGGTCAGCTACGAGACCACGCTGCCGGTCGGCACCACCCGCAACCGCTGGGCGCCGATGCTGGAGGAGGGCTCCGGCCTCACCGCCGGGAAGGACTTCCACCTGGTCTTCAGCCCGGAGCGGGTGCTCACCGGCCGGGTCTTCGCCGACCTGCGCCGCTACCCCAAGCTGGTCGGCGGCATCGACGAGGCGTCGGCCGAGCACGGCGTGCGCTTCTACGAGGCGGTGCTGGACTTCGACGAGCGGGCCGACCTGAACCGCCCGAACGGCGTCTGGGACCTGGGCTCGGCCGAGGCGTCCGAGTTGGCCAAGCTCGCCGAGACGACCTACCGGGACGTCAACATCGGCCTGGCGAACCAGTTCGCCCGGTTCGCCGACACGGTGGGCGTCGACGTGACCAAGGTCATCGAGGCCTGCAACACCCAGCCGTACAGCCACATCCACCAGCCGGGCATCGCGGTCGGCGGGCACTGCATCCCGATCTACCCGCGGATGTACCTGTGGAACGACCCGGCGGCCACCGTCGTGCGCTCGGCCCGCGAGGCCAACGCCGCGATGCCGGAGTACGCCGTCGACCTGCTCGCCGCCGCGTACGGCGACCTGACCGACGTCGGGGTGCTCGTGCTCGGTGCCGCGTACCGGGGTGGCGTCAAGGAGACCGCCTTCTCCGGCGTCTTCCCGACCGTCGAGGCGCTGCGCAAGCGGGGCGCCAAGCCGTACGTGTCGGACCCGATGTACACCAACGAGGAGCTGGCGGCGCACGGCCTGCCGGCGTACGACGGCCAGCCGGTGCAGGCCGCCGTCATCCAGGCCGACCACGCCGAGTACCGCACCCTCTCCCCGGCCGACCTGCCGGGCGTGACGGTGCTGGTCGATGGCCGCCGGGTCACCGACCCGGCCCGCTGGACGGGCGTCCGTCGGGTGGTCATCGGCGGCTGA